A genomic stretch from Deinococcus radiotolerans includes:
- a CDS encoding MBL fold metallo-hydrolase — MQRLGDVIVLDLPVTLMDRPTVIHPVALAGPDHTLTLVDTGLPGQLEAITAELAQAGYALGQVRRVIVTHHDLDHIGSLEDVVRATNAEVYALDAEVPFITGERRAQKLPSAEQAQAMLQDPNLNPTMRAMLTRDPVRVSVQRRLQDGDLLPGGVRVIATPGHTLGHLSLLVPGGNILISGDALTSQDGALGGPMPRATPDLQTAHASVRRLAQEDVQTIVTYHGGVVSDNASGQLRALAARLD; from the coding sequence ATGCAACGCCTCGGTGACGTGATCGTCCTCGACCTGCCTGTCACCCTGATGGACAGGCCCACCGTCATCCACCCGGTCGCCCTGGCCGGACCCGACCACACCCTGACCCTGGTGGACACCGGCCTGCCCGGCCAGCTGGAGGCCATCACCGCCGAACTGGCCCAGGCTGGATACGCACTCGGACAGGTGCGCCGCGTGATCGTCACGCACCACGACCTCGACCACATCGGCAGCCTGGAAGACGTCGTGCGCGCCACGAACGCCGAGGTCTACGCCCTGGACGCAGAGGTGCCCTTCATCACCGGCGAGCGCCGCGCGCAGAAACTCCCCAGCGCCGAGCAGGCGCAGGCCATGCTGCAAGACCCGAACCTGAACCCCACGATGCGCGCCATGCTCACGCGCGATCCCGTCCGGGTCAGCGTGCAGCGCCGCCTTCAGGACGGTGACCTGCTGCCCGGCGGCGTGCGCGTCATCGCCACGCCCGGCCACACCCTGGGGCACCTCAGCCTGCTCGTGCCCGGCGGGAACATCCTCATCAGCGGCGACGCCCTGACCTCCCAGGACGGCGCCCTCGGTGGTCCCATGCCCCGCGCCACCCCGGACCTCCAGACAGCGCACGCTTCCGTCCGCCGCCTGGCTCAGGAGGACGTGCAGACCATCGTCACGTACCACGGCGGCGTGGTCAGTGACAACGCTAGCGGGCAGCTGCGCGCCCTGGCCGCCCGCCTCGACTGA
- a CDS encoding Crp/Fnr family transcriptional regulator codes for MARLDDLKLSPLFQNVPPEALLEASQVTTERHFRVGQVILEQDAEGEALHLITRGVVRVSRVSLGSRERVMGDVYAPAVVGETAVLGDGERSATVRALSDVTTLMLYREHFRQILRRYPDVLWNLSALLVQRVTFLNDELIAFGLNTEAALSHVFTSLYQQRVRAGVPDPHVLPLSTQDIMARISSSRETVSRVMRRLQQANLVKSNGQQVTLLDVDGLLGITLEEAEQLE; via the coding sequence ATGGCGCGGCTGGACGACCTGAAGCTCTCCCCACTCTTTCAGAATGTGCCCCCCGAGGCGCTTCTGGAGGCTTCGCAAGTCACCACTGAACGGCACTTCCGGGTCGGTCAGGTCATCCTGGAACAGGACGCCGAAGGTGAAGCGCTGCACCTCATCACGCGCGGCGTCGTGCGCGTCTCCCGCGTCAGCCTGGGCAGCCGCGAACGCGTCATGGGTGACGTGTACGCCCCGGCCGTGGTCGGCGAAACCGCCGTTCTGGGCGACGGGGAACGCAGCGCCACCGTGCGCGCCCTGAGTGACGTCACCACCCTGATGCTCTACCGCGAGCACTTCCGGCAGATCCTGCGCCGCTACCCGGACGTGCTGTGGAATCTCAGCGCCCTGCTTGTGCAGCGCGTCACGTTCCTGAACGACGAACTGATCGCCTTCGGACTGAACACCGAAGCGGCCCTCAGTCACGTGTTCACCAGCCTGTACCAGCAGCGCGTCCGCGCGGGCGTCCCCGATCCACACGTGCTGCCCCTGAGCACCCAGGACATCATGGCCCGCATCTCCTCAAGCCGCGAAACCGTATCGCGCGTCATGCGCCGCCTGCAACAGGCGAACCTCGTGAAGAGCAACGGGCAGCAGGTCACGCTGCTGGACGTGGACGGCCTGCTCGGCATCACCCTTGAGGAAGCCGAACAGCTGGAATGA
- a CDS encoding ABC transporter ATP-binding protein, translating to MRRVSVPLPPPALEGRDLQQAFGAQVVLRGVSVSVQPSEVVAVTGPSGSGKSTLLHLLGGLDTPGAGEVWWAGERVDSLGTQERAQRRAAQLGLVFQHHYLLEDLTVLDNVLIPTRLSGQGDGARARDLLGRVGLAGREGAYPAVLSGGERQRVAVARALAAHPAAVLADEPTGSLDRANAQAVAQLLVNLAREEGAGVLMVTHDDRLTRYADRTLHLLDGQFTDAAPDFT from the coding sequence ATGCGCCGCGTGTCCGTTCCCCTTCCCCCCCCCGCCCTGGAGGGCCGCGACCTGCAGCAGGCGTTCGGTGCTCAGGTGGTGCTGCGCGGCGTGTCGGTGTCCGTGCAGCCGAGTGAGGTGGTGGCGGTGACCGGCCCGTCCGGCAGCGGCAAGAGCACGCTGCTGCACCTGCTGGGCGGCCTGGATACGCCCGGCGCGGGCGAGGTGTGGTGGGCGGGCGAGCGGGTGGATTCACTGGGCACGCAGGAGCGCGCCCAGCGCCGCGCGGCGCAGCTGGGCCTGGTGTTTCAGCATCATTACCTGCTGGAGGACCTGACGGTGCTGGACAACGTCCTGATTCCCACGCGCCTGTCCGGCCAGGGCGACGGAGCGCGGGCGCGGGACCTGCTGGGCCGCGTGGGCCTCGCGGGGCGCGAGGGGGCGTACCCGGCGGTCCTCAGTGGCGGGGAGCGGCAGCGGGTGGCGGTGGCGCGGGCGCTCGCGGCGCATCCGGCGGCGGTGCTGGCGGATGAACCGACGGGCAGCCTGGACCGCGCGAACGCGCAGGCGGTGGCGCAGCTACTCGTGAATCTCGCGCGGGAGGAGGGGGCGGGCGTGCTGATGGTCACGCACGATGACCGCCTGACGCGCTACGCAGACCGCACGCTGCACCTGCTGGACGGGCAGTTCACGGACGCCGCGCCGGACTTCACCTGA
- a CDS encoding outer membrane lipoprotein carrier protein LolA, with amino-acid sequence MSKRLTLTLLAGLLSAAGAQTAQDIVNKVDAAQKAAKDVSFRLSGNASFDSAAQKIDLTVKAIPAQSLARVQFMAPDALADNVIVADKTEIRQYMYLTNQITVTSAQKAADQAGLGLDFTQLTNTASMLARYNVKLLGTTGTAGKRVYQLEATPKTGGGDSSRVWITEAGWRPTRIQLLSGGKTVADLTVSSYKVNSGLTATAIRQLPKDAQIIKQ; translated from the coding sequence ATGAGCAAACGCCTGACCCTGACCCTCCTCGCGGGCCTCCTGAGCGCCGCGGGTGCCCAGACCGCGCAGGACATCGTGAACAAGGTGGACGCCGCCCAGAAGGCTGCCAAGGACGTCTCCTTCCGCCTGAGCGGCAACGCCAGCTTCGACAGTGCCGCCCAGAAGATCGACCTGACCGTCAAGGCCATTCCCGCCCAGAGCCTCGCGCGCGTGCAGTTCATGGCGCCCGACGCCCTGGCGGACAACGTGATCGTGGCCGACAAGACCGAGATCCGCCAGTACATGTACCTCACCAACCAGATCACCGTGACCAGCGCGCAGAAAGCCGCTGATCAGGCCGGGCTGGGCCTGGACTTCACGCAGCTGACCAACACCGCTAGCATGCTCGCCCGGTACAACGTCAAGTTGCTCGGCACGACCGGCACGGCGGGCAAGCGCGTCTACCAGTTGGAAGCCACCCCCAAGACGGGCGGCGGTGACAGCAGCCGCGTGTGGATCACTGAGGCCGGCTGGCGCCCCACCCGCATTCAGCTGCTCAGCGGCGGCAAGACCGTCGCGGACCTGACCGTCAGCAGCTACAAGGTGAACAGCGGCCTGACCGCCACCGCGATCCGGCAGCTGCCCAAAGACGCGCAGATCATTAAGCAGTAA
- a CDS encoding LEA type 2 family protein: MRPMFALTAVLPALALGACAPLQQIVQVPQVEVQGVRLTSLTLPGGFGRAPVANLTMNLRVTNPNPLPLRVANLAGALIIDGANVGDVNFPNVAIPARGAADQLAQASVPVTLNTAASFLKVARGQLVTYRVDGGFTADFGPLGLQQFGPFTLSQGQWKQNPIIPF; the protein is encoded by the coding sequence ATGCGCCCCATGTTCGCCCTGACTGCCGTTCTGCCCGCCCTGGCCCTGGGCGCCTGCGCGCCCCTGCAACAGATCGTGCAGGTGCCCCAGGTGGAGGTGCAGGGCGTGCGTCTCACCAGCCTGACCCTGCCGGGCGGGTTCGGCCGCGCCCCGGTCGCGAACCTAACCATGAACCTGCGGGTCACGAACCCGAACCCGTTGCCGCTGCGCGTGGCGAATCTCGCGGGGGCCCTGATCATTGACGGGGCGAACGTCGGGGACGTGAACTTCCCGAACGTCGCCATTCCCGCGCGCGGCGCGGCCGATCAGCTGGCGCAGGCGAGCGTCCCCGTGACGCTGAACACCGCCGCGTCCTTCCTGAAAGTCGCGCGCGGGCAGCTGGTCACCTACCGCGTGGATGGCGGCTTCACCGCTGATTTCGGCCCGCTGGGCCTACAGCAGTTCGGGCCGTTCACGCTGTCGCAGGGTCAGTGGAAGCAGAACCCGATCATCCCGTTCTGA
- a CDS encoding amidase: MTDPVSPTGWPDPQRAWAFIPASPQPGAPHGPLSGLTFSVKDLFGVAGWPLRASTRAPVPDPGVSPLVERLLALGAAAVGKTHLHEIALGITGANGFGGTDHPTLPGRVPGGSSSGAAVSVALEQVTFALGTDTGGSIRVPAAWCGVVGFKPSKDHPAWPTAGVLPLSVTCDHAGPLARDVATVTRVHEALTGQPVPAAPLNGLRVGLWLPDGWVTANVRAALLDVAQTLHQEGATVHSVDFPEVLDAYSPIVLSEAAQVHHAALNDDDPGFLPFTLASLRQGARLTPEEVQAAHARRADYRTALDHLLTQYDLLLAPAVPTPPPAQGQDEVSLPGGPTPLRRAVLRLTAPFSLLGVPVVALPTRTAFVGAQLIAPRGQDDRLLGVARTLERALGTA, from the coding sequence GTGACCGACCCCGTTTCCCCCACTGGCTGGCCCGACCCACAGCGGGCCTGGGCGTTCATTCCGGCCTCTCCCCAGCCCGGCGCGCCGCACGGGCCGCTGTCCGGGCTGACGTTCAGCGTCAAGGACCTGTTCGGCGTGGCCGGGTGGCCGCTGCGGGCCAGTACGCGCGCGCCGGTCCCGGACCCGGGCGTGAGCCCACTGGTGGAGCGCCTCCTGGCGCTGGGCGCAGCGGCGGTCGGCAAGACGCACCTGCACGAGATCGCGCTGGGCATCACGGGCGCCAACGGCTTCGGCGGCACCGATCACCCCACCCTGCCGGGGCGCGTGCCGGGCGGCAGCAGCAGCGGCGCGGCCGTCAGCGTCGCCCTGGAGCAGGTGACGTTCGCGCTGGGCACGGACACGGGCGGCAGCATCCGCGTGCCCGCCGCGTGGTGCGGCGTGGTGGGCTTCAAGCCCAGCAAGGATCACCCGGCGTGGCCGACGGCGGGGGTCCTGCCGCTGTCCGTCACGTGCGATCACGCGGGGCCGCTGGCGCGGGACGTGGCGACGGTCACGCGCGTGCATGAGGCGCTGACCGGGCAGCCCGTGCCTGCGGCGCCCCTGAACGGCCTGCGGGTGGGCCTGTGGCTGCCGGACGGCTGGGTCACGGCGAACGTGCGCGCCGCGCTGCTGGACGTGGCGCAGACGTTGCATCAGGAGGGCGCGACTGTGCATTCCGTGGACTTCCCGGAGGTGCTGGACGCCTACTCGCCCATCGTGCTGAGCGAGGCCGCGCAGGTACACCACGCCGCGCTGAATGACGATGACCCGGGATTCCTGCCGTTCACGCTCGCGTCCCTGCGTCAGGGCGCCCGCCTCACGCCCGAGGAAGTGCAGGCCGCGCACGCCCGCCGCGCGGACTACCGGACGGCACTCGATCACCTGCTGACCCAGTATGACCTGCTGCTGGCCCCGGCCGTGCCCACCCCGCCCCCAGCGCAGGGACAGGACGAGGTGAGCCTGCCCGGTGGCCCCACGCCGCTGCGGCGGGCCGTGCTGCGCCTCACCGCGCCGTTCAGCCTGCTGGGCGTGCCCGTGGTGGCCCTGCCCACCCGCACGGCCTTCGTTGGCGCGCAGCTGATCGCCCCACGCGGCCAGGACGACCGCCTGCTGGGCGTGGCCCGCACGCTGGAACGCGCGCTGGGGACCGCATGA
- the miaB gene encoding tRNA (N6-isopentenyl adenosine(37)-C2)-methylthiotransferase MiaB — MKAHLITYGCQMNEYDTHLVESQLVSFGADIVQGVDEADFILINTCAVRGKPVEKVRSLLGDLRKVKAQRPLVVGMMGCLAQLDEGQQMARKFGVDVLLGPGSLLDIGKALESNERFWGLAFRDELHDHVPPPPVGKLQAHLTIMRGCDHHCTYCIVPTTRGPQVSRHPDDILRELDLLLAAGVQEVTLLGQNVNAYGVDQGARLGSYPSFANLLRLVGQSGVRRVKFTTSHPMNFTEDVAAAMAETPAICEYVHLPVQSGSSRVLRRMAREYTREQYLKHVADIRRHLPHAVLATDIIVGFPGETEEDFQETLSLYDEVGFDSAYMFAYSPRPGTPSYKHFDDLPREVKTERLARLIARQKDWSARKNAAKVGTVQELLLRGDAHDSGFLEGHTRGNHPTVVPKAVGVTGPGVHLARIEHATPHMMYARLVDASGTDLPEVPRLNPEAAALTSPLAMA; from the coding sequence ATGAAAGCTCACCTGATCACCTACGGGTGCCAGATGAACGAGTACGACACGCATCTCGTGGAGTCGCAGCTGGTCAGCTTCGGCGCGGACATCGTGCAGGGCGTGGATGAGGCGGATTTTATCCTGATCAACACCTGCGCGGTGCGCGGCAAGCCCGTGGAGAAGGTCCGGAGCCTGCTGGGGGACCTACGGAAGGTGAAGGCGCAGCGGCCGCTGGTGGTCGGGATGATGGGCTGCCTGGCGCAGCTGGACGAGGGGCAGCAGATGGCCCGGAAGTTCGGTGTGGACGTGCTGCTGGGGCCCGGGAGCCTGCTGGATATCGGCAAGGCGCTGGAGAGCAACGAGCGGTTCTGGGGCCTGGCGTTCCGGGATGAACTGCATGATCACGTGCCGCCGCCCCCGGTGGGGAAATTGCAGGCGCACCTGACGATCATGCGCGGCTGTGATCATCACTGCACGTACTGCATCGTGCCGACAACGCGCGGCCCGCAGGTGAGCCGCCACCCGGATGACATTCTGCGGGAACTGGACTTGTTGCTGGCGGCGGGCGTGCAGGAGGTGACGCTGCTGGGGCAGAACGTGAACGCGTACGGGGTGGATCAGGGCGCGCGGCTGGGCAGCTACCCGAGTTTCGCGAACCTGCTGCGCCTGGTGGGTCAGAGTGGTGTGCGGCGCGTGAAGTTCACGACCAGTCACCCGATGAACTTCACGGAGGACGTCGCGGCGGCCATGGCCGAGACGCCCGCCATCTGCGAGTACGTGCACCTGCCCGTGCAGAGTGGCAGCAGCCGCGTGCTGCGCCGCATGGCGCGCGAGTACACCCGTGAGCAGTACCTGAAGCACGTGGCGGACATCCGCCGGCACCTGCCGCACGCGGTGCTGGCGACAGACATCATCGTGGGCTTCCCCGGCGAGACCGAGGAGGACTTCCAGGAGACGCTCAGCCTGTACGACGAGGTGGGGTTTGACAGCGCGTACATGTTCGCGTACTCCCCCCGCCCCGGTACGCCCAGCTACAAGCACTTCGATGACCTGCCCCGAGAGGTGAAGACCGAGCGGCTGGCGCGCCTGATCGCCCGGCAGAAAGACTGGAGCGCCCGCAAGAATGCGGCGAAGGTCGGCACGGTACAGGAACTGCTGCTGCGCGGCGACGCGCACGACAGCGGCTTCCTTGAAGGCCATACGCGCGGCAATCACCCCACCGTGGTTCCCAAGGCGGTCGGCGTGACCGGCCCCGGCGTGCACCTCGCGCGGATTGAGCATGCGACGCCCCACATGATGTACGCCCGACTGGTTGACGCCAGTGGCACCGACCTGCCCGAGGTGCCGAGGTTGAATCCGGAAGCGGCCGCTCTGACCTCACCCCTGGCCATGGCCTGA